A genomic region of Solanum dulcamara chromosome 2, daSolDulc1.2, whole genome shotgun sequence contains the following coding sequences:
- the LOC129879884 gene encoding uncharacterized protein LOC129879884, producing MGDHFVFLVDRLLTESTLEAAIESRNQKQLASSITNTSVTDCTSQDSDPLLSPRKMVECRICQDEDIDSNMEVPCSCCGSLKYAHRRCVQRWCNEKGDTICEICHQPFRPGYTAPPPIFRLGGIPMNFRGNWGIVRRDLNNPRLIAVVSTDRDFINSDDYDDDYAVSTSRSMMCCRSVAMIFMLLLVLRHTLPIIVNQAEDYSFPLVMLLLLRITGIILPIYIIMKAVTSCHRRQRQQAILPISSSDEESDPVILSHQPPIVIAP from the exons ATGGGAGATCATTTTGTGTTTCTGGTGGATCGGTTGCTAACTGAATCAACTTTGGAGGCTGCAATTGAAAGCAGAAACCAGAAACAGCTAGCATCATCCATAACGAATACCTCGGTAACTGATTGCACTTCCCAGGATTCTGATCCTCTATTGAGTCCTAGAAAGATGGTTGAATGCAGGATATGCCAAGATGAAGATATAGATTCAAATATGGAAGTTCCTTGCTCTTGCTGTGGTAGCTTGAAG TATGCACATCGAAGATGTGTGCAAAGGTGGTGTAACGAGAAGGGTGATACCATTTGTGAGATATGCCATCAG CCTTTTAGGCCTGGTTATACGGCACCTCCCCCTATTTTTCGACTTGGAGGCATCCCAATGAATTTTAG GGGGAACTGGGGAATTGTTAGAAGAGACTTGAATAACCCTCGCCTGATAGCAGTCGTTTCAACTGATCGTGATTTCATCAACTCTGACGACTATGATGATGACTATGCGGTCTCTACATCGAGAAGCATGATGTGTTGTCGTTCAGTCGCGATGATT ttTATGCTGCTTCTGGTTTTACGGCACACTCTTCCCATCATAGTGAATCAAGCCGAGGACTATTCGTTCCCGTTGGTCATG CTACTACTGCTGAGAATTACCGGCATTATTCTGCCTATATACATCATAATGAAAGCAGTGACCTCTTGCCACCGTCGCCAACGCCAGCAG GCTATTCTGCCCATCTCCTCGTCTGATGAAGAATCTGACCCCGTGATACTCTCACATCAACCTCCCATCGTCATCGCCCCTTGA